GGTGTCGTGCTGCTGATCCCGGTCGTGCTGATGGTGGCCAAGCGCGGCAACTACTCCCTGATGCGCATCGGCATCCCGGCCCTCGCCGGCCTGTCCGTGATGCACGGCCTGGTCCCGCCGCACCCCGGCCCGCTGGTCGCCATCGACGCGGTGCAGGCCAACCTCGGTGTCACGCTCGCGCTCGGCGTGCTGGTCGCCATCCCGACGGTGATCGTCGCCGGTCCGCTGTTCTCGAAGGTCGCGGCCCGCTGGGTGGACGTCCCGGCTCCCGACCGCATGGTCCCGCAGCGCGCCACCGAGGAGCTGGAGAAGCGTCCGGGCTTCGGTGCCACCCTCGCCACGATCCTGCTCCCGGTCGTCCTGATGCTCTCCAAGGCACTGGTCGACATCGTGATCGACAACCCCGACAACACCGTGCAGCGCGTCTTCGACGTCGTCGGCTCCCCGCTGATCGCACTGCTGGCCTCGGTCCTCGTGGGCATCTTCACGCTGCTTCGCCCCGCCGGGTTCGGCAAGGACCGCCTCACCCCGCTCGTCGAGAAGGGCCTCGCGCCCATCGCCGGCATCCTGCTGATCGTCGGCGCGGGCGGCGGCTTCAAGCAGACCCTGATCGACTCCGGTGTGGGCCGGATGGTCCTGGACATCTCCGAGGACTGGTCGATCCCGGCCCTGCTGCTGGCCTGGCTGATCGCGGTGGTGATCCGGCTGGCGACGGGCTCGGCGACGGTGGCCACGGTGTCCGCGGCCGGTCTGGTCGCCCCGCTGGCCGCGAACATGTCGACGACCCACACGGCCCTGCTCGTCCTCGCCATCGGCGCCGGCTCGCTCTTCTTCAGCCATGTCAACGACGCCGGGTTCTGGCTGGTGAAGGAGTACTTCGGCCTCGACGTCGGCCAGACCATCAAGACCTGGTCGATCATGGAGACGATCATCTCGGTGGTCGCGGGAGGCCTGGTCCTGCTGCTCTCCCTGATCATTTAGGGATACGGCGACGAGAGCATCCCCCGCACCCCCTGGGCACCGGTCACGGCCGCCACAGGGGGTGCTCGCGGTCCGCCCACTCCTTGTCCACCGAGCCGGTGCGCAGCCCCCTGCGTGCCTCCGGGTCGCCGAGTGCCATGCCGATGTGGCCGGCGAGGACGATACCGACGGTCAGGGCGAGCCAGTCGTGGACGAAGGTCGCACTGGTGCGCCACTGGATCGGGGTGAGATGGGTGAACCACATCAGCAGGCCCGTGCCGAGCATGACGAGGCTCGCGCCGGAGATCCAGGCGGCGTAGACCTTCTGGCCCGCGTTGAACTTGCCCGCGGGCCGCGACACCCGGCGCTTGTCGCGGCGCAGGGCGGCGCGCAGCCAGACGCGGTCGTGCGGGCCGAAGCGGTTCAGGAAGCCCAGATCGGCGCGGAAGGCGCGCGAGATGAGGCCCACCAGGACCGGTGCGGGCAGGGCCAGACCGGCCCACTCGTGGACGCGCACCACCAGCTCGCGGCGGCCGACGAGTTCGGCGAACTGCGGGATGTACAGAAAGGCCGCCGTCACCACGCACACGCCCATCAGTGCGGCGGTCGTGCGGTGGACCCACTTCTGGCTGCGGCCGAAGCGGCGGACCCGAGTCGCGGGCGGGGCGTCAGTTCG
This is a stretch of genomic DNA from Streptomyces sp. NBC_00285. It encodes these proteins:
- a CDS encoding cytochrome b/b6 domain-containing protein, which gives rise to MNLRTDAPPATRVRRFGRSQKWVHRTTAALMGVCVVTAAFLYIPQFAELVGRRELVVRVHEWAGLALPAPVLVGLISRAFRADLGFLNRFGPHDRVWLRAALRRDKRRVSRPAGKFNAGQKVYAAWISGASLVMLGTGLLMWFTHLTPIQWRTSATFVHDWLALTVGIVLAGHIGMALGDPEARRGLRTGSVDKEWADREHPLWRP
- a CDS encoding GntP family permease, which encodes MTRLSVEMLAADVPEPITSAGHAQLGIAVLAGIAVIVVLITTFKLHAFLALTLGTLVLGAVAGAPLDKAITSFTTGLGTTVAGVGVLIALGAILGKMLADSGGADQIVDTILARAGGRSMPWAMVLIASVIGLPLFFEVGVVLLIPVVLMVAKRGNYSLMRIGIPALAGLSVMHGLVPPHPGPLVAIDAVQANLGVTLALGVLVAIPTVIVAGPLFSKVAARWVDVPAPDRMVPQRATEELEKRPGFGATLATILLPVVLMLSKALVDIVIDNPDNTVQRVFDVVGSPLIALLASVLVGIFTLLRPAGFGKDRLTPLVEKGLAPIAGILLIVGAGGGFKQTLIDSGVGRMVLDISEDWSIPALLLAWLIAVVIRLATGSATVATVSAAGLVAPLAANMSTTHTALLVLAIGAGSLFFSHVNDAGFWLVKEYFGLDVGQTIKTWSIMETIISVVAGGLVLLLSLII